CCATGGCGGTGGCGGTGGGCTGCACGGCGTTTTACACCGGCGGCTATTTCTGCGAAATCCTGCGGGCGGCGCTTCGCAGCGTGGCCCGTGGGCAAACGCACGCTGCGCTCTCGCTGGGCATGACCTACTGGCAGACGCAGCGACACATCATCGCGCCGCAGCTATTCGGCTTTCTCATTCCTCCGACGACCAGCCTCGTGATCATGATGTTCAAGGACTCGGCCATCTTCTCGGTGATGAGCTTGCCCGAGATGACCTATCAGAGCAATCTGCTCACGGCCAATACGTTCGCCTATGTCGAAGTGCTTGGCACTACGGCCTTGATCTACTGGGTCAGCAGCGTGTTGCTGGCCAGCGTTGGGCGACGTCTGGAAACCGTGGTCGGGCGACGTACCCGACACGCCTGACGTCCCCTGATTCCCACCCAAGGACCCTCTCATGACGACTTACACCGTTGCCCCGCGCGTCGGCCATCCGACCCTGTTGTACTCGGAGCTGGACCTCGATATCGACAACCTCAAGGCTGACATCGCCGTGCTGGGCATGCCCTATGGCGCGCCCTACGCCGCGTCGGATTTCAGCAACGACCAGACAAACGCGCCTTCCGCCATTCGGCAGGCGACGGACCGCGTCGTGCGCCGGCCGGGCCATTACGACTTCGACATCGATGGCCCGTTGCTTCAGGGGCGCACCGATATCCGCTTCGTCGATTGCGGCGACATCATCCCGGATCTCACCAAGCCGGGCGAGCACTATGCCCGGGCCGAGACGGTGGTGCGGCGCATCGCAGCGGGTGGCGCCATGCCTATCGTGCTGGGGGGCGATCACGGCATCACCACACCGGTGTTGCGCGGTCTGGATCAGCGGGGACCGATTACGCTCGTGCACATCGATGCGCATCTCGATTGGCGCGATGAAGTGAACGGCGTCCGGGAAGGGCTCTCGAGCCCGATTCGACGCGCGTCCGAGATGGCGCACGTCGATCGCATCGTGCAGATCGGCCTGCGCGCGCAGGGGAGCGGCCGTCCCGAAGAACTGGTCGCGGCGCGCGCTTACGGGGCGGAATTGGTGACGGCTTACGAGTTGCACGACATCGGTATGGACGCTGTGCTCGCGCGCATCCCCGACGGTGGCAACTACTACCTGACCATCGACGCCGACGGGCTCGATCCGTCGACGATGCCAGCCGTCGCGGGGCCTGCGCCGGGCGGTGTGACGTTCGTGCAGGCGCGCAAGCTGATTCACGGACTGGTTCGCAAAGGGCGTGTGGTCGGTATGGACATCGTGGAGATTCAGCCTGAAAAGGACGACGCCAACCAGATTTCCTGCATCACCGCCGGCCGTCTCATTCTCAATCTGATCGGCGCGTCGATCCGTGCGGGGCACTTCGACAAATGAGTACGGCACAGCCCATTATCGAAATCCGCGACGTCGACAAGTGGTACGGCGCGCATCACGTGCTCAAGCAATGTTCCACCCGGGTTGGCAAGGGGGAGATCGTGGTGGTTTGCGGGCCGTCCGGCTCGGGCAAGTCGACGCTGATCAAGACCGTCAACGCCCTGGAGCCGTTTCAGAAGGGTGACGTCGTGGTCGCCGGAACGTCGCTCACCGCCAGGTCGACGAATCTGCCGAAGCTGCGAAGCAAGGTCGGCATGGTATTCCAGCATTTCGAGCTGTTCCCGCATCTGGATCTCACGCGCAATCTCACCTTGGCGCAGCAGATCGTCCTGGGACGCGACGCCGGTGCGGCGCGCACCAAGGCGCGTGCGCTACTCGATCGCGTAGGTCTGTCGGCGCATGCACACAAGTATCCGGGCCAGTTGTCGGGCGGTCAGCAGCAGCGTGTCGCTATTGCACGCGCGTTGTCGATGGACCCGATGGCGATGTTGTTCGACGAGCCGACGTCGGCACTGGATCCCGAAATGGTCAACGAGGTGCTGGACGTCATGGTGGAACTGGCGCGCGAGGGCATGACGATGATGGTCGTCACACACGAGATGGGGTTTGCGCGACGCGTGGCGCATCGCGTCGTGTTCATGGAAGACGGCGCCATTATCGAGGACAGCCCGACCGACGTGTTCTTCAACGACGCGGCCAGCCCCGCCGCCAAGCGGTTTCTCTCCAAGATTCTGGCCCATTGACCGCGCGCTGCGCCCGCATCACATTCCGCATCCCTACCGAGACATCATGACGCATACCCGAATTCGCAAGTTCAACACCCGCGAGACCTACCCTGAGCAGAAGCTCGACAACGATCTGTGTCAGGCAGTGATTGCCGGCAACACCATCTATCTGCGCGGCCAGATCGGTCAGGACCTCGATACCCGCGAGTCCGTGGGCATTGGGGACGTGACCGTACAGACCGAGAAGGCGATGGCGAACGTGGCGATGCTGCTCGACGAGTGCGGCAGCCGGCTCGAAGATATCTGCAAGGTCACGGTGTACATCGTCGATCCCCGTTACCGGGAAGCGGTCTACAACGTGATGGGCCGCTGGCTCAAGGGCGTGTTCCCGGTGTCGACCGGGATTGTGGTGCAGGCCTTGGCGCGTCCGGAGTGGCTGGTCGAAATCGATGTGACGGCCGTGAAGCCTGCGGCGTGAGACGCACGCGTGCAATGTGTGATCGGCGTGTGGCCGGTCGCACATTGCATTCGGGAGGGCGGTCGAGCTCAGAAGCGGCGTTTGACGTACACCGTCGCACCGATATCGTGCTGGCCCAGCAGGGGTACGCGGGCGGTCGCCGAGACTGTCCAGTCCTGCGTCTTGAGCGCCAGGCCTCGCTTCGGATCGGAGCCGAGCTTGTCGTTGGCGTTGTCCCACTGCACGAGAGACAGCCGCGGCGCCACGGACGGGCCAATGCTCAGGTAGTTTCGCGTCGGTTGCACCGCAGGCTTCTCCGTTGACGTATCGACCCAGCCCATATGCCGAGCGTCGGTGACGGGCGCGGCGTTGTTGATCGATTCGATACGTGTGTAGAGGAGCGTGTTGTCATCGGGCCGCGTGGCCGTGTCGAGACCTTCGCGGCCGAATGGGTACAGTGTGACGGGAACAGCCGGGACCGCAGCCACAGACACGGGCGGGGCAGGCGGCGGAACGTGGACGGGGAGCGGCGCGGGGCCAAGATTGGCCAATATCATCTGTTCGGATGAGTTCGAGTCGGCACCACCAGCGATCGCCACGCCGCTCAACGTGACGACACATGCGCCGATCATCCATTTGCCTAGGCACGTCATGGACATGCCTCCCGTGAAGGAATGGAAACGCTAGTTCATCAGCCCCATTTGGCTTTCTCACACGACCTTCGTATAACGAACCGTCTTTCGCGGTTTGCACGCATCGTGTGCACTTAGGAAGTGTAGTCAGTCATTTGCATCGCGCCACCCCGATTTTTACCGAGGTCGACCTGGACGAAACCTCGGAGGCCCGAAGAACCTTGTCGGGCGTGAATGTTGTGTTTGCGTCCTCAGCGCTGCCTCGGGTTTGTCCCGACGCTTTCCTGATCGGCTGTTTTCGCATCGGGCGCTTTCGGCCGTTCGGCAATCCCGTCGATGAAGACGCGCAGGCGGGCCAGCAGGTCGGGGAAAATCGACTGACAATCGCTATTTGCCGGCCGACAGCGACGGCGTTAGCCGTTATCGGTGAAACGGGCGTCCTCATGGTCGGCAATCGAGCGGATCGTTCGTGCCGGATTTCCGCCCACAAGCGTGTTCGGGGGAACATCCTTCGTGACGACCGATCCTGCTGCGACAACTGAGTTTTCACCAATCGTCACGCCGCCGATAACCGTTGCGCCCGCTGCAATCCACACGTTTCTCTCAATCACGATAGGCGTTGCGACGACGCCGTCGTGCCGCCGGGACGGCGATATGGGATGGCCGGATGTGATGAGGCTAACGTTCGGCCCAATCATCACATCGTCGGCAATGTGGAGTCCGCCGAGGTCGTAAAACGTGCAATTCTGATTGATAAAGACATTGCGCCCGATACTGATATCGCCCCCACCTGTTGTATAGAACGGCGGTATCAGCAAAAAGGTGTCGTCGACCCGTTTGCCAATGAGATCGCCGAACAAGGCGCGCACGGCGTCGGCATCGTCGAACGTCAACTGATTGAGTCTGGCGGTGATCGCCATTGCACGTTTGACGTTTGCCGACATAGCTGCCGACTCCGGCGTTTTCCGGAGAATTATTTTGGTGCGCTCATCCTTCGCCATTTGTCTTTTCCTTCGGCAGACACGAGGTACGGCCCGTCGCTACGCACGCTGGCCCAGCGTAAGGACTACGCCTTAGCCGCGTGGCAAACCATTTCAATAGGGTGTCCCCTCCGACGCAATCCTGCCCTTTATGCCCCGACGGCACGATACCGCCGGCTCACCGTGGACAGCAGCGCATTGCCAAGCAACGCGAAGAGCATGAGAAAGAGGGCGACGGCCATGAGCGTGTCGATGTTCCCCAGATTCATCGCATTGGAAAGCTGGTGTCCCAGCCCTTTCTGCGACGCGAACATCTCGCCGATCAACACGCCGAGCAGCGATAGCGAAAATCCTAGTCGCACGCCCGACAGCACCTCGGGCAGCACCGCCGGCAGCACGACACGCAGCGCAATCTGTCGACGCGACAGATGCATCGCCTGGGCAGCACGAAAGTAGACGGGCCTGATCTGGCGCACGCCATTCATCGTGAAAATCAGGATGGGAATCAGACCGTGCATGACCCCGAAGGCGACTTTCGACGCGAGCCCCAGCCCGAAGATCAGCAACACCAACGGGTAAAGCGTCACCTTCGGCAACGAATACAGATTGACGAGAATCGGCTCGGCAACGTCAGACGCCAGACGATTCGCACCTAATCCGAGTCCCAGCGCAATGCCGCCAGTCACCGCAATCACCAGCGAGTAGACGAGTGCCCGGCCAGTCTCGATGGCGTCGATCCAGAACGCCGCCGTGCCCATCATCTGCCAAAGGCCCTGCACGGTCGCGACGGGAGACCCGATGGCGGCGCCATTGAGCCAGTGCACCGCTTGCCAGATCCCGATCAACACCAGCAGGACGGCGAACGTGCCGAGCAGATTGGGTGTCTTCATTTCCATGAGATGTGCATCCGGTCAGCGACGATTGCGCGCCTGAACGCGCGCATCGACGTGGTTCAGCACGCCATTGACCAGCGTGACCGTGACCAGCACGAGAAGCATCAGGGCATACATGTCGGCGTTCTCGAAATTGTTATACGCATAGCTGATGGCATAACCGATCCCCGAGCCCGACAGGATGAACTCCGATGCAATGACCCCGATGAATGCGTGCGACACCGCGAGTCGTACTCCACCGAACAGATGCGGCAGGGCCGCCGGAAGCTTGATGTGCCACATGGTTTGCCATCGACCGAGTCGCATTACCCGCGCGGTCTTCGAGAATGCGCGAGGAATACGGTCGAGTCCGGTCATGGTCGCGGTGATCATGGAGACAATCGCGAGCAGTGTGGCAATGACAATGATGGGCAGCGGCCCGACGCCGAACAGCACGATGAAAACGGGATAGAACGCGAAGGTCGGTACCGCGTAGTAGCTGGCGATAAGCGGCTCCAGCGCACGGCGCACGCCCGGCATGGCATGTATGGCAAGTCCGGCGGCAAAACCCAATCCCACGGCGCACACCGCAGCGGTGGCAATGCTGGCGAAGCTCGTGGCGAGATCGTGCGTGAATCGTCCGTCACGCAGGATCTCGATGGCATGAATGGCCATTGCACTCGGGGGAATCATGACCGAGACGGGAATGGTACCTGTCCGGCACAGTCCCTCGATAAGCAGCACGAGGCCGGCGACAATGCCCAGACGAATAGCAGGCGCGATGCGGATCATCACAACGTGTTTCCTCGCCCGATCAGCGGCCGCGAACACGCGGAGGCCGCACCTTGCCACCGTCGCCGGGCCGCTCCTCCGCCTGCATGGCCTTGAGTGACTCGGCGCGCAAGGTGTCCCACAGATGCGCCGTGATCTCGCC
This window of the Pandoraea fibrosis genome carries:
- a CDS encoding amino acid ABC transporter permease encodes the protein MAIDFSIVREAIPVLLEGLRVTSLVSVIGIPLGIVIGIAAAYSAQSNSLLRPVALGYVELVRNIPYLILVYLSFFGLPKLGVNASAMAVAVGCTAFYTGGYFCEILRAALRSVARGQTHAALSLGMTYWQTQRHIIAPQLFGFLIPPTTSLVIMMFKDSAIFSVMSLPEMTYQSNLLTANTFAYVEVLGTTALIYWVSSVLLASVGRRLETVVGRRTRHA
- a CDS encoding agmatinase, with translation MTTYTVAPRVGHPTLLYSELDLDIDNLKADIAVLGMPYGAPYAASDFSNDQTNAPSAIRQATDRVVRRPGHYDFDIDGPLLQGRTDIRFVDCGDIIPDLTKPGEHYARAETVVRRIAAGGAMPIVLGGDHGITTPVLRGLDQRGPITLVHIDAHLDWRDEVNGVREGLSSPIRRASEMAHVDRIVQIGLRAQGSGRPEELVAARAYGAELVTAYELHDIGMDAVLARIPDGGNYYLTIDADGLDPSTMPAVAGPAPGGVTFVQARKLIHGLVRKGRVVGMDIVEIQPEKDDANQISCITAGRLILNLIGASIRAGHFDK
- a CDS encoding amino acid ABC transporter ATP-binding protein; this translates as MIEIRDVDKWYGAHHVLKQCSTRVGKGEIVVVCGPSGSGKSTLIKTVNALEPFQKGDVVVAGTSLTARSTNLPKLRSKVGMVFQHFELFPHLDLTRNLTLAQQIVLGRDAGAARTKARALLDRVGLSAHAHKYPGQLSGGQQQRVAIARALSMDPMAMLFDEPTSALDPEMVNEVLDVMVELAREGMTMMVVTHEMGFARRVAHRVVFMEDGAIIEDSPTDVFFNDAASPAAKRFLSKILAH
- a CDS encoding RidA family protein, which translates into the protein MTHTRIRKFNTRETYPEQKLDNDLCQAVIAGNTIYLRGQIGQDLDTRESVGIGDVTVQTEKAMANVAMLLDECGSRLEDICKVTVYIVDPRYREAVYNVMGRWLKGVFPVSTGIVVQALARPEWLVEIDVTAVKPAA
- a CDS encoding sugar O-acetyltransferase; the protein is MAKDERTKIILRKTPESAAMSANVKRAMAITARLNQLTFDDADAVRALFGDLIGKRVDDTFLLIPPFYTTGGGDISIGRNVFINQNCTFYDLGGLHIADDVMIGPNVSLITSGHPISPSRRHDGVVATPIVIERNVWIAAGATVIGGVTIGENSVVAAGSVVTKDVPPNTLVGGNPARTIRSIADHEDARFTDNG
- a CDS encoding ABC transporter permease, giving the protein MEMKTPNLLGTFAVLLVLIGIWQAVHWLNGAAIGSPVATVQGLWQMMGTAAFWIDAIETGRALVYSLVIAVTGGIALGLGLGANRLASDVAEPILVNLYSLPKVTLYPLVLLIFGLGLASKVAFGVMHGLIPILIFTMNGVRQIRPVYFRAAQAMHLSRRQIALRVVLPAVLPEVLSGVRLGFSLSLLGVLIGEMFASQKGLGHQLSNAMNLGNIDTLMAVALFLMLFALLGNALLSTVSRRYRAVGA
- a CDS encoding ABC transporter permease yields the protein MIRIAPAIRLGIVAGLVLLIEGLCRTGTIPVSVMIPPSAMAIHAIEILRDGRFTHDLATSFASIATAAVCAVGLGFAAGLAIHAMPGVRRALEPLIASYYAVPTFAFYPVFIVLFGVGPLPIIVIATLLAIVSMITATMTGLDRIPRAFSKTARVMRLGRWQTMWHIKLPAALPHLFGGVRLAVSHAFIGVIASEFILSGSGIGYAISYAYNNFENADMYALMLLVLVTVTLVNGVLNHVDARVQARNRR